Within Sorghum bicolor cultivar BTx623 chromosome 2, Sorghum_bicolor_NCBIv3, whole genome shotgun sequence, the genomic segment gagccgttggctctttcactgggcaaactgcggggtcaccggacgctcttaaaggggcaccggacgctcagactcagcgtccggtgctccaacgtcagccacgtgtcaccttttgaaacgctcgtgtcagagtctaacggtcacctgcagtgcactggacgctgagcaagttagcacaggacacgtccggtgcacaccggactcatgcgcagagagatcCGCAAACCtgtgggtcaccggacgctaagcaccggtagcgtccggtgctcaccggacccatgcgcagagagggtcgcaaaacgcccgcacactggacgctaaccaccggacgctccaagctgcgtccggtgcctatcgtccggtgcctaaccctaacagaGTCAGGCTGcctactcaccggacgcacaggaacagcgtccggtgcttctgagtcagcgtccggtgagtgttcctcagcgagaaacactcccgcgacttctccaattttcccaccggcgcaatagagaatatgcacttcattttctcgaaaagcgccaaatcccgcctcgcaagctcgacgggagggagagaggaacccatcctctctttactcttcaaactccacctccttctcaaagtgtgccaacaccacaacgtgtgtatcaacaagtgcacgtgtgttagcattttcacaaacattttcttcgaaggagttaagttagctcactaggttctaaatgcatgcacatgagcaatgacacctagtggcacttgataaccgcttagccaaagaattcccctctttatagtacggctatctatcctaaatgtgatcacaccctctatggtgtcttgatcaccaaaaccaaaaccctaagcaatacctttgccttgatctccatagggttttgtttttatctttcttcttttccaagttgagcacttgatcatcttgtggtcatcaccatcattaccatgatcatctcttgctccatcacttggcatgtaccaaccttattaagtctacacacacttagtatagaggttagtacttagggtttcatcaattatccaaaaccaaactagggctttcagttaTGCTTATTTCATCCAACAACATGTGTCAAGTAAAGCGTGATTGCTCATATGACCCCTGCATAGGTGGTTGGATCATGGACAATTCGACAAAGATAAAGGacaaagaacaaagataattgcaTCTATAGTGGTGGATCCACAAATAGGGTGAGCCAGGTTGATCACCCTATCATGACTTGAAAAACACCTTGATTAAAACTTTATGTGaaagtcctcttcttaagccaGAGTGAGCTTTTACTTTAACCACTTAAGCCTTGAAATCTGGTGCAACCTAGGAAAAATTCTCTTTTTGTGTCAAGCTCGGGGCAAGCTAACGAGCCGAACTAAGCTAGCCATGAGCCAAGAGAGCTTCAAGTTTTTCGTTTAGCTTTAGACGTGTGGGTGTGTTGGAAGAGCCAAGTATGAAAGAGGGAGGGGAAGTAGAGGGTGGAATACAAGCGTGACAACCTCACCAACACGGGCAATTGACACATGCCGCACAATTGTTTCATTTATTACGAATGAAGACACAATACAAAGGtcaataaaaaataatttattctagcctgttcgcttgagcttatcagctaaatctatcaaccattcaacaatgtttttctctcacaagtcataacaaatcagccaacaatactttttaccatagcttatcagccaaacaaatTACGTTTCTTTTGACGTGAGAGGTAAATCTTCGTTTACACCATTTGTTTACTAAATTACTACTCTACTTAGGATATAATATTCTTACTGGTACAAATATGGTATACATCATGAATCCACCGAATTTTTTTTGGCTGCATCTACCCATACTATATAATACATTGTTTTTCAAAACTCTccataaaaagtttttaaatccGATTGTTTGgcatcttagagcatctccaacagtttgccaaaATTCACTTTACAAATGTTGTGTTttggcaagttgctaaaaaaaatATGCCAAGTTAAAAAGAGCTCTCTCTAAtagttttctattttttaaCTTGCCAAACCAAAAAAGTCCCACCACAAGGTCTGGAGCGTACATGTCCATGATGTTTGTTTTTAGAAACGTAAAAAATTTGGTGCCCTTCCGTAGCAACATAAAAATTTTGGTGCCATTCAGAAACGTGAAAATCAGGCCATAGCGGTTTCTGCTAATCGAATTGAACCACGGCAACATCACCTGCTAATCTGCTATCGCATGGATCACAGCAACATCATCTGACACCTGACCATGGCAGGACGAGTACTCCAATCgcattaaggccctgtttagattggagataaaaaatttttaagtgttacatcggatatgtcggaaggatgtcgggaggagtttttagaaactaataaaaaaacaaattacatagctcattaGGAAAGTGCAAgtaaaatctattaagcataataaatctgtcattagcacatgtgggttactgtagcacctaaggctaatcatggagtaactaagcttaaaagattcgtctcgcgattttcaactaaactgtgtaattagtttattcttttatctacatttaatgtttcatgcatgtgtccaaagattcgatgggatggatgaaaaatttttaggcgaggaactaaacagggcctaaaacaACAGCAACACAAGTACTCCACGCAAGGAGCTGCagaggcgacggcgccagaaaccGCGCAGATGCGTTGCCAACTACGATACGCATGCACATATATACGCGCTGGGAGAGGAAAAATGCCAAGTTGAGATGCTAAATTGTTGGAGGATATTTTttcttgttttgccaaaaaaatatGGATGCCAAGTTGATTTGGCAAACTCTTGGTGTCCTCGTCCACTTCAGTAACTTAGATTATAATATTGTTGTTCCAAAACTATCAATAAAAAAGTTCCGATCCAAATTAATTGTTTTGTATATCataatttaaaaatattttttaaataatGATAGGAAAAAATACTGGTAACTCACAGAAAAAAAGTATAACTTATATGATAAGCGAATGGAGCGTACCATAGAGAAAAGAGAGTTTTATATACAAGGAAAATAACCATCTTCGGCAAACAAAACACACTCAAGGCCCCATTCGTAACAAGTGGGCTTTATCTCTGTAAGCTGGCTAGTGTTGTTGAATATTCGCTTATTTCTTTCCTTCCAAATATTCCATATCATGTAGATCACCACTCCATTAAACTGTCTTTTCACCACTCCATAATTTAAGAAAgataccgaattcgtttagagaggttcagAGCTGTctgtatccgagtccgaatattcaacatccgataccgtatccatatccgaatacttaaatcgtatatttatgatgtcgacatccaatcgtatcttatccgacatgattgatattatccgtattcgaatccgaattcgaccagaaatatgaaaataaatataataTCAATTATATCTGTTCGTAtctgatccgttttcatccctaatcaCTGCTCCATTAAATAGTCTTTTCACCACTCAATTAAGAACATTTAAATACAACATTCGACACCAGGCATTGCTGCGTGTATACGAGCCTGTATCGATGACATGTGGCCCCTGAGAAAAGCGTGCGGGCTCCCCGTTCTCACAGCttcaggccctgtttagtttctcacccaaaaatttttcatccgtcccatcgaatctttggacacatgcatggaacattaaatatagataaaaaataaactaattacacagtttagttgagaatcgcgagacgaatcttttaagcctagttactccatgattagccttaagtgctacagtaacccacatatgttaatgacagattaattatgcttaataaatttgtcttgcagtttcctgacgagctatgtaatttatttttttattaatttctaaaaacccctcccgacatccttccgacacatccgatgtgacagccaaaaaattttcgttcccaatctaaacggGCCCTCAGAACCCCTACGGCCCCACCCCGAGCCCGCCCCGGCTTCCCGTTCCGTGCTGCCCACCAGTTCAAACCTCGAGAGCGAAGCGAAGCGGAGAGGCCAACCCCCCACCGGCGGCAGCGGAGCCATGGGGAGACCACGAgcgaccgccgccgccaccacctccaGGCCCAGGCGCAACCCCAAGACAAAGCTGGGCTCCTCCTTCCTCTCCCCGCTCGCGACGCCGTCTGCCACACCGCGCACCCGCACCCGCACACGCAAGGGCGCCACCCGCCGCGGCGGCCCCTCCCCAGTGTCGTCGTCGCCGGGTTCTTCCCCCGCCGACCTCAACATCAGCTTCCTCTCCTCTCCGGGCTCCGCCTCCCCGCCGAAGCCCAAGCCGAAGCCAAGGTCCAGGGCCAAGCCCAAGCCCAAGCCGAAGCCGGACCCCTCCTTCCTCTCCCCGCTCGCGTCGCCATCGCTATCGCCGTCGCCCGCACCGCGTACTCGCAAGCGCGCCGTCGTCGGCTCCTCACCTGTGTCGTCGTCGCCGGGGTTCTCCCCCGCCGACCTCAGCATCAGCTTCCTCTCCTCGCCGGGCTCCCCCGCCTCCCCGCCGAAGCCCAGTGCCAGGGCCAAGCTCGCCGCGCGCGCCCCGCTCGTCGCCAGCCCCCGCGCCGCCACACCTTCACCCGCCGCGTCTCCCCAGCCTGCCTCGGTGGCGGCGACGGGGGTGTCCAGCGTCGGAGACCTCAGGACCGCTGTCGCCTCACAGATGGAGAACCTCAAGCGCCGACTCGACGCGCTCCATTCCCGCGCTCATGCCGAACTCGATGCGTCCTTCTCCCGCGTCTCCAAGCGAATCAAGGTGAGCCCGCCGTGAGCCTCTCCTGCACTCCGCTCCCCTCCCAGTCCATTGGGGTTTGGTTTCGAGCTTCGTGGTTTGCTTGGCCGGGTCCTGCCAACAGGAAGTGCTCCATATTGGTTGATGTTGTAGAGTGCTAGCGTGTGAGGAACTGGAGATAACCATTGTTGCATGAATGGCGTACGTGTCATTTTCAGATGCTTTAGTCTCTGTCAATTTGTAGATTAACTGATTAAGCAAGACGTTGTTTGTTAACTTATCTGAAATTTTCTCTGTTGTGCTGAACATCTGATCTATGAGGTTACTATATCCGATTTCTACAATTGACACTATATCTGAGTTTCAAAAATTGGTACACGAGATTGCTATGTCTGAGTTTATACAATTAAAACATGTGCAATGTGTGTAATCTGCTGGTGGAGATAGTTGATATATAAGTTGTTTTGTATCATAGATGTTAACATCTGTGGATAAGATATAAATCCATTAAATGAGTAGTGTATCTGGATCCCCTCCCATTAGAGGCTTGTGGCATTAGTGTACATGGTGATACATGGGTTTTGTTGGCAAGAGTTTATGTTTTAAGTGTTGTATCATGAAACGGCACTGAATGAGGCGCTTATCTGCACTCTAAATTTCTCAGTATGGAAGTATGTATATTTGTTTTGCTAATTCATTGCAGAGGATAAGTTTTCATATCAATAGAAAATGTGATTAGTTTCCATTTAACCCATGCTGCCTTTGGAGATCTATGGAATTATAATTGCAATTGGTGCAATAACATGGTCAAACAGATTTCATTCACTATCCTTGCTTGTCGTTCATTTATGTAGGTAAAAATTTGCTCAAATGGCATGGTGAGCTTTTTCATCAAATTTTGTATTAACAGTGCATTTTCCACAATGTCAACCCACGCTCTGATGCACGCACAGTCTAGTATATCCACAGATAATGCATTCTATTTGCTTCTGGTGTTCTATTTGCTCTAACATATGTAAGATCTTAATTCTCTTTTCAGATCCAAAACCAAGCCTGTCAGCAACTAGCAGATGAAGTTGACAAGGAGCACAAGAAGATGTCTGATCATATAAAAGAAAGTTCTGAGATTGCCAGGGTACAAATTTTGTAGGCTTGTCAGCAcctggaattttttttttttttttttttttttgcatttaaACTTTTCTTTGTCATTTTCAGGCAAAGTACAAGCAGATCATCGCAGAGGCACAGGCATCCACAGCTCGTGGTACTACGCACATACTATACTTTAAAAGTTTCTGCTCTCTCTCTTCGACTTAACACCACTCTCTTGCTTCGAGTTAACTGATATGACCACATCAGATTGCAGAGTATGGTCATAGCTAAATAATGATAGGTGGAAAGCAGGACATATCTATGGCCAACGTTCTGTTCCTCTGGTTTTAACATTCATGATTCGGTTGATCCTAAATTGTCGCATAAAATGTGGTCTTTATTAACTGTTACTAGTCTGGGCATGTTACTAGCATATCTCAACTCTTACATTATGTTGGTCTTCTCCATTCTCATTTGTCTCTAATAATTAGTGTGCAAGGTAACTATCCCTGAGATGACAAAATCTGTGGAGAAAGCTATTGATGGTCTGTGCACCCGTTATAATATCTCAATGTCAGTTTAGTTACCAAGTACAAGTTCTATTCACTACACTTTTGAGTAAGTACCACTACTTATCTTCTGATGAATTGATGATGGATTTATCCCTATCTCTAGTTTAGTGTAACCTTTTTGCTAAATTAGCTGTATGAGGACGCCTTTATCTTTCTGATTGATACTAAGATGTCAGTGAAGTGTTGTCTAATATCTTCCCTTTTGTAGACTTTTTATGCTTTGTTATCATTTCATATGTGCTTAATGAGCAAGTCAGGAATGCAAAAACTTTGCAATAACTTCTGTTGACTACACATTTGTAGTTAAACTTAAAAACTCACTTCTGGTGCTGTAAGTAGTGTTGGAAAATACAGTGCAACTTTAACTTGGTTGGCTGTGAAATATTTTCAATTAGCCTGTGCAGTGAACACCGTTAAACTTATGGTCTACTTCATTTCACAGCATTCAATAAAAGTTATATTGGACAGAAATGAAAAGCTTTATTTATACTAAGGCAATTTACTCTCGCCTCTCTGGTGCTTATTGATGTAGTATTCTATATTCCTATGTTAAACATTTACCTAATTGACTTTGTTAAAGCTTGCATGTAACATAATGATATTTTTTCCTGTATGATATGGCCATTTCCCCATTTGACTGTGAAGGCAACGTTCCTTTGATACTAAGATGGGTTTCCTTTCCTTTGCAGATAGCCTTCTTCACATCAATCGGACAGTTGAATCCTCATGTCGTGATGGTGTGGTCGTTGTTTCGTACGTCCGTAGATAATCAGTAGAGTACAGATACATAGAAACATCGAATAGTTCATGAGCATAGGAAAGTGTGTAATATCAAGAGAGTTTATCGGTATCCCATTTTTTTTCCCTGACTTATCAAAGCAGGCCATCGAATGCTAAACTGCTGTTCCTTCTGAGAGATCTCAATTCTCAATCTGACAGTCAACACCAGCGTAATGTAATATACTACCTATTACTCTAGAGTTATTTTCCCTAAAGATTGAAGATGAACTATTCTATGATCGTCCAAAACTCAGACCCCATTTGATTTCCCTTCATTTTGCATGCTGTCGATGCACCATTTTTTATTTTGTGGTTTCAGTATTGAGTATTGACATATACAGTTGACTGATAAACATGCACTTGAAATAGCCGAAGCTgacttaagccttgtttagtttctaaaaagaattacaaatttttttagatttccgtcacattgaatcttgcggcacgtgtataaaacattaaataaatatatataaaagaaataactaattgcacagtttatctgtaatttgcgagataaatcttttgaatctatttagtctatgattggacaatatttgttaaatataaataaaaatactatagtgtgtattttgcaaaaaaaaaattgaaactaaacaagaccttaaataGAATCTGAATCAGACATGTGTTCCGGTTACATTGCTGCATTATCATTTAACGAACCAAAGTAACACTAAGATGATCGGCTTCTCGACCTCAGATAAGATTATTGTCGCGGAGCGCGCCAGGACGATGAcgggatttttttttcaaatttgatccgtttatgaaaatattttcaaaactaggccgtttggacccgccaccatgcatggcggggcaaacAGAACCCCGCCATACATGGTGGCGGGGTACTACTGCTGACGTGGCATGGTTCAGAGGGACACCTGCTGACGTGGCTAACACGTGGCGGGGTACGTGGCAAAAAGTACCCCGCCACGCATCATGGCGGGATGCAACCTCGCCACGCATCATGACGGGGTGctcactaattatacagtttacctgtaaattacgagatgaatcttttaagcctagttactttataattaaataatttttattaaataaaaacgaaatttttacagtgttaaaatctaaaaagtttttggatctaaacaaggctagaCTACAGTGTGTATGTGTGGAGAGAGAGGGGTCAGGCTGCGCTTGCATGAGTAACATCAGTAGTCTAGGGTGTTGTGCCTTATTtaatttccaaaaaattttgcaaaatttttcagattccccgtcacataaaatctttagacgtatatttctaactttaaataaatttattcaaaaattaga encodes:
- the LOC8057975 gene encoding formin-like protein 14 isoform X2, yielding MGRPRATAAATTSRPRRNPKTKLGSSFLSPLATPSATPRTRTRTRKGATRRGGPSPVSSSPGSSPADLNISFLSSPGSASPPKPKPKPRSRAKPKPKPKPDPSFLSPLASPSLSPSPAPRTRKRAVVGSSPVSSSPGFSPADLSISFLSSPGSPASPPKPSARAKLAARAPLVASPRAATPSPAASPQPASVAATGVSSVGDLRTAVASQMENLKRRLDALHSRAHAELDASFSRVSKRIKIQNQACQQLADEVDKEHKKMSDHIKESSEIARAKYKQIIAEAQASTARVCKVTIPEMTKSVEKAIDGLCTRYNISMSV
- the LOC8057975 gene encoding formin-like protein 14 isoform X1, with amino-acid sequence MGRPRATAAATTSRPRRNPKTKLGSSFLSPLATPSATPRTRTRTRKGATRRGGPSPVSSSPGSSPADLNISFLSSPGSASPPKPKPKPRSRAKPKPKPKPDPSFLSPLASPSLSPSPAPRTRKRAVVGSSPVSSSPGFSPADLSISFLSSPGSPASPPKPSARAKLAARAPLVASPRAATPSPAASPQPASVAATGVSSVGDLRTAVASQMENLKRRLDALHSRAHAELDASFSRVSKRIKVKICSNGMIQNQACQQLADEVDKEHKKMSDHIKESSEIARAKYKQIIAEAQASTARVCKVTIPEMTKSVEKAIDGLCTRYNISMSV